A genomic segment from Diceros bicornis minor isolate mBicDic1 chromosome 5, mDicBic1.mat.cur, whole genome shotgun sequence encodes:
- the ELL3 gene encoding RNA polymerase II elongation factor ELL3 isoform X1 — protein MEGPQELLSGKLRLCFTPAARTSLLLLRLNDAAMRALQECQRQQVRPVIAFQGNRGYLRFPGPGWSCLFSLIVSQCGQEGPGGGLDLVCQRLGRSGPNRLHCLGPLRERLTIWAAMDSIPAPSSVQGHNLIEDARDPASWQNIGDYSEGETGSLPKMALDEVPDPLASSPGQSLPGSSRKHMAQWEVRNQTHLPNRGPDQALPSSASQKHLDKKRPAPACTIELKEKRLRTLPLAPSPLQVLPSQDLQEGEDWQQDQDEDMGPRLEHSPSVQADSESPSPEEVPDYLLQYRAIHTAEQQHAYEQDFETDYAEYRILHARVGAASQKFIELGAEIKRVQRGTPEHKVLEEKIVQEYKKFRKRYPGYREEKRRWYGQWAQCQASTAVPRRLGNVAEVWLLHL, from the exons ATGGAGGGACCCCAGGAGCTTCTGAGTGGGAAGCTCCGTCTCTGCTTCACCCCCGCTGCTCGGACTAGCCTCCTGCTGCTCAGGCTCAACGACGCGGCGATGCGGGCGCTGCAAGAGTGTCAGCGACAACAG GTTCGACCAGTGATCGCTTTCCAAGGCAACCGAGGG TATCTGAGGTTCCCAGGCCCTGGCTGGTCCTGCCTCTTCTCCTTGATAGTGTCCCAGTGTGGCCAGGAGGGCCCTGGTGGTGGCTTGGACCTTGTGTGCCAACGCCTAGGCAG ATCTGGCCCTAACCGCCTCCACTGCCTGGGCCCACTCAGGGAGCGCCTCACTATTTGGGCAGCCATGGATTCTATCCCAGCCCCATCTTCGGTTCAGGGACACAACCTGATTGAAGATGCCAGAGATCCTGCGAGTTGGCAGAACATAGGAGACTATTCTGAAGGAGAGACAGGTTCACTGCCAAAGATGGCACTAGATGAG GTGCCAGATCCACTGGCAAGCAGCCCAGGACAGTCACTCCCAGGATCCTCAAGGAAACACATGGCACAGTGGGAAGTGAG GAACCAGACCCATCTTCCAAACAGAGGGCCTGATCAGGCACTGCCTTCCTCTGCTAGCCAGAAACACCTGGACAAA AAGCGTCCAGCACCTGCATGCACTatagaactaaaagaaaagaGGCTCAGAACTCTGCCTTTAGCTCCAAGTCCCCTACAAGTGCTGCCCAGTCAGGACCTACAAGAGGGAGAAGACTGGCAGCAAGATCAAGATGAAGACATGGGCCCCCGGTTGGAGCACAGTCCCTCAGTTCAAGCAG ACTCTGAATCCCCAAGCCCTGAAGAAGTACCAGATTACCTCCT GCAATACAGGGCCATCCACACTGCAGAGCAGCAACATGCTTATGAGCAAGACTTTGAGACAGATTATGCTGAATACCGCATCCTGCATGCTCGTGTTGGGGCTGCAAGCCAAAAGTTCATAGAGTTGGGAGCAGAGATCAAGCGAGTTCAGAGAGGAACTCCAGAACACAAG GTGCTGGAAGAAAAGATAGTCCAGGAATATAAAAAGTTCAGGAAG CGGTACCCAGGTTACAGGGAAGAAAAGCGTCGCT GGTATGGGCAATGGGCACAGTGCCAAGCTTCCACAGCTGTACCCAGGAGACTAGGAAACGTAGCAGAGGTTTGGCTTCTTCACCTTTAG
- the ELL3 gene encoding RNA polymerase II elongation factor ELL3 isoform X2: protein MEGPQELLSGKLRLCFTPAARTSLLLLRLNDAAMRALQECQRQQVRPVIAFQGNRGYLRFPGPGWSCLFSLIVSQCGQEGPGGGLDLVCQRLGRSGPNRLHCLGPLRERLTIWAAMDSIPAPSSVQGHNLIEDARDPASWQNIGDYSEGETGSLPKMALDEVPDPLASSPGQSLPGSSRKHMAQWEVRNQTHLPNRGPDQALPSSASQKHLDKKRPAPACTIELKEKRLRTLPLAPSPLQVLPSQDLQEGEDWQQDQDEDMGPRLEHSPSVQADSESPSPEEVPDYLLQYRAIHTAEQQHAYEQDFETDYAEYRILHARVGAASQKFIELGAEIKRVQRGTPEHKVLEEKIVQEYKKFRKRYPGYREEKRRCEYLHQKLSHIKGLILEFEEKNRGS from the exons ATGGAGGGACCCCAGGAGCTTCTGAGTGGGAAGCTCCGTCTCTGCTTCACCCCCGCTGCTCGGACTAGCCTCCTGCTGCTCAGGCTCAACGACGCGGCGATGCGGGCGCTGCAAGAGTGTCAGCGACAACAG GTTCGACCAGTGATCGCTTTCCAAGGCAACCGAGGG TATCTGAGGTTCCCAGGCCCTGGCTGGTCCTGCCTCTTCTCCTTGATAGTGTCCCAGTGTGGCCAGGAGGGCCCTGGTGGTGGCTTGGACCTTGTGTGCCAACGCCTAGGCAG ATCTGGCCCTAACCGCCTCCACTGCCTGGGCCCACTCAGGGAGCGCCTCACTATTTGGGCAGCCATGGATTCTATCCCAGCCCCATCTTCGGTTCAGGGACACAACCTGATTGAAGATGCCAGAGATCCTGCGAGTTGGCAGAACATAGGAGACTATTCTGAAGGAGAGACAGGTTCACTGCCAAAGATGGCACTAGATGAG GTGCCAGATCCACTGGCAAGCAGCCCAGGACAGTCACTCCCAGGATCCTCAAGGAAACACATGGCACAGTGGGAAGTGAG GAACCAGACCCATCTTCCAAACAGAGGGCCTGATCAGGCACTGCCTTCCTCTGCTAGCCAGAAACACCTGGACAAA AAGCGTCCAGCACCTGCATGCACTatagaactaaaagaaaagaGGCTCAGAACTCTGCCTTTAGCTCCAAGTCCCCTACAAGTGCTGCCCAGTCAGGACCTACAAGAGGGAGAAGACTGGCAGCAAGATCAAGATGAAGACATGGGCCCCCGGTTGGAGCACAGTCCCTCAGTTCAAGCAG ACTCTGAATCCCCAAGCCCTGAAGAAGTACCAGATTACCTCCT GCAATACAGGGCCATCCACACTGCAGAGCAGCAACATGCTTATGAGCAAGACTTTGAGACAGATTATGCTGAATACCGCATCCTGCATGCTCGTGTTGGGGCTGCAAGCCAAAAGTTCATAGAGTTGGGAGCAGAGATCAAGCGAGTTCAGAGAGGAACTCCAGAACACAAG GTGCTGGAAGAAAAGATAGTCCAGGAATATAAAAAGTTCAGGAAG CGGTACCCAGGTTACAGGGAAGAAAAGCGTCGCTGTGAGTACCTGCATCAGAAATTGTCCCACATTAAAGGTCTCATCCTGGAGTTTGAGGAAAAGAACAGGGGCAGCTGA